The Dendrosporobacter quercicolus genome window below encodes:
- a CDS encoding collagen-like protein, whose amino-acid sequence MSEKKDLPASISGSKTKSAPAPGTAASETASPAPEQRHTCHKCHKSHPSCLPFCPTCATGTVGLTAYAYIYNVVAEVVPVEGDITFSNNGVIVGSIAHTPGTAAIVLGNAGYYAVWFIAAGAEANQFTLFQNGVPVAGGTYGSGAVTQPNPGMAIVAAAAGTVLTVRNHTSAAAVTLQALAGGTQLNANAAILIQRISG is encoded by the coding sequence ATGTCTGAAAAAAAAGATTTACCGGCAAGCATCTCCGGCAGCAAAACCAAGTCCGCGCCTGCGCCCGGAACAGCGGCTTCCGAAACGGCCTCCCCGGCCCCGGAGCAGCGCCATACCTGCCATAAATGTCACAAGAGCCATCCGTCCTGCCTGCCGTTCTGCCCCACCTGCGCCACCGGGACGGTCGGGTTAACGGCCTATGCTTATATTTATAATGTCGTCGCCGAGGTTGTACCGGTCGAGGGCGACATTACCTTCAGCAACAACGGCGTCATTGTGGGCAGCATTGCCCATACGCCGGGAACGGCGGCAATCGTGCTTGGCAACGCCGGCTACTATGCCGTATGGTTTATCGCGGCAGGCGCAGAGGCAAACCAGTTTACCCTGTTCCAAAACGGCGTTCCTGTTGCCGGCGGCACCTATGGTTCCGGGGCCGTAACCCAGCCAAATCCCGGTATGGCAATCGTCGCAGCGGCAGCCGGTACCGTATTGACCGTACGCAATCATACCAGCGCAGCCGCGGTTACCTTACAGGCTCTGGCCGGCGGAACGCAGTTAAACGCCAATGCCGCTATCCTGATTCAGCGAATAAGCGGTTAA